One Anaerolineales bacterium DNA window includes the following coding sequences:
- a CDS encoding glycosyltransferase, giving the protein MISISIVSHEQNALVNRLLASLAACESLSECEILITEDVRDSVEIDEEAVGAPIKRIVNRSSQGFARNQNQAFQHASGDYFCILNPDVCWVEPLFLTLLEKIAAGFCDIVAPLAVDSMGQPQDSFRDMPSPGTLFLRRILRQRDQPTQFERGDLVYPDWIAGTFMLLTADVFRELGGFDDRFRMYFEDVDFCSRATLAGYKIGVDTNVRIFHEGRHQSRGINKFLLWHLQSSFRFFRSPVYRDIRHFMEQGETRETTRKPIGEVSTSIQKENIKIILSANTDWYLNNFRLPLINQLQSLGAEFVLVSPPGPLFVKLRFWVRVICRTMNNGIIKL; this is encoded by the coding sequence ATGATCTCGATCTCGATCGTAAGCCACGAGCAGAATGCGCTCGTTAACCGCTTGTTGGCGAGTTTGGCGGCATGTGAATCGCTTTCTGAATGTGAAATACTAATCACGGAAGATGTTCGCGATAGTGTTGAAATCGACGAAGAGGCGGTTGGTGCACCTATTAAACGTATCGTCAACCGCTCATCTCAAGGCTTCGCACGAAATCAGAATCAGGCATTTCAACATGCGAGTGGAGATTATTTTTGCATCCTTAATCCGGACGTTTGTTGGGTAGAGCCCTTGTTTCTGACTTTATTGGAAAAGATTGCGGCTGGTTTCTGTGATATTGTTGCCCCACTGGCTGTGGATTCTATGGGTCAGCCACAAGATTCGTTTCGAGATATGCCATCACCGGGGACCCTTTTCCTGCGTCGTATTCTGCGTCAACGTGATCAGCCTACACAGTTCGAGCGTGGCGATCTTGTCTATCCGGATTGGATCGCCGGGACTTTCATGTTGTTGACTGCGGATGTTTTTCGAGAGCTCGGAGGTTTCGACGATAGGTTTCGTATGTATTTCGAAGATGTTGATTTCTGCAGTCGGGCAACGTTGGCGGGTTATAAAATCGGCGTCGACACGAACGTTCGGATCTTCCACGAAGGACGACACCAAAGCCGAGGAATCAATAAATTCTTGCTTTGGCACCTGCAGAGCTCCTTTCGTTTCTTCAGATCTCCAGTCTACCGTGATATACGCCATTTCATGGAACAAGGTGAAACAAGAGAGACAACGCGAAAACCTATAGGTGAAGTCTCTACAAGCATTCAGAAGGAAAACATAAAGATAATTCTCTCAGCTAACACCGATTGGTACCTGAATAATTTTCGACTGCCTCTGATCAATCAGCTTCAAAGCCTGGGTGCAGAATTTGTGTTGGTCTCGCCGCCAGGGCCATTGTTTGTGAAGCTGCGCTTTTGGGTACGGGTCATTTGTCGAACAATGAATAATGGGATTATAAAGCTTTGA